From the genome of Thermaerobacter marianensis DSM 12885:
GAAGCAGTGGATCACCAACTCGGGCTTCGCCCACGTGTTCGTCGTCTACGCCAAGGTGGACGGCGACAAGATGACGGCGTTCATCGTGGAGCGCGACTTCCCCGGCGTCTCGGTGTCGGAGGAAGTGCGCAAGATGGGCATCAAGGGTTCCTCCACCCGGATGCTGTACCTCAACGAGGTGCCGGTGCCCGTGGAGAACGTCCTGGGCGAAGTCGGCAAGGGCCACCACATCGCCTTCAACATCCTCAACATCGGCCGCTGGAAGCTGGCGGCGGGCAACCTGGGGGCGTGCAAGGAGCTCATCGCCCTGGCGACCCGCTACGCCCAGGGGCGCAAGCAGTTCGGCCAGCCCATCGCCACCTTCCCGCTGATCCAGCAGAAGCTGGCCGCCATGGCCGTCCGGACCTACGCCCTGGAGGCGATGGTGTACCGCACCGCCGGCGCCTTCGACGCCAGCCTGCGCGAGATCGACGGCGACGCGCCCGACGCGGGCCGGCAGGCCATCGCCGCCATCTCCGAGTACGCCGTGGAGGCGTCCATCAACAAGGTCTTCGGATCCGAGACCCTGGACTTCGTGGTGGACGAAGCCGTCCAGATCCACGGCGGCTACGGCTACATGCAGGAGTACGAGGTGGAGCGGGCCTACCGCGACGCCCGCATCAACCGGATCTTCGAGGGGACCAATGAGATCAACCGGCTGCTGATCCCCCGGGAGCTGATGCGGCGGACCATGAAGGGCCAGCTGCCCCTCATGCAGGCGCTGACCCGGGTCCAGAAGGAGCTGGCGGAGATGGCGCCCCTGGGGCCGGCCGGCGAGGCGGCGTCCGGCCCGCTGGCGGAAGAACAGGCCCTGATCGCCAACACCCGGCGGCTGGGCCTCATGGTGGCGGGCCTGGCGGTCCAGAAGTACATGCAGCAGCTCGAACACGAGCAGGAGCTGCTGGCGGCCATCGCCGACCTGGCCATCGAGCTGTACGCCATGGAGAGCGCCGTGCTGCGGGCGCTGAAGGCCGGTGGCAACGGCCTGCATGCCGATCTGGCGCGGCTCTTCGTGGCGGGTAGCCTGGACCGGGTGGAGATCATCGCCCGCAACGCCCTGGCGGCCATCGAGCGCGGCGACACCCTGCAGGTGCAGCTGGGGCTGGTGCGGAGGCTCTTG
Proteins encoded in this window:
- a CDS encoding acyl-CoA dehydrogenase family protein gives rise to the protein MADVQPVPAGRPAEAAARGRKPLGAGFLVEATAPGDVFTAEDLTEEQKMIGQVARDFAWQEVRPRLEELEHGHHEHSVALLRRAGELGLLAVEIPAEYEGLGLDKATATLVVEKLAPAGSFGVTFGAHTGIGTLPIVYFGNPEQKRRYLPKLATGEWIAAYALTEPDAGSDALGGKTRAVLSPDGKHYILNGQKQWITNSGFAHVFVVYAKVDGDKMTAFIVERDFPGVSVSEEVRKMGIKGSSTRMLYLNEVPVPVENVLGEVGKGHHIAFNILNIGRWKLAAGNLGACKELIALATRYAQGRKQFGQPIATFPLIQQKLAAMAVRTYALEAMVYRTAGAFDASLREIDGDAPDAGRQAIAAISEYAVEASINKVFGSETLDFVVDEAVQIHGGYGYMQEYEVERAYRDARINRIFEGTNEINRLLIPRELMRRTMKGQLPLMQALTRVQKELAEMAPLGPAGEAASGPLAEEQALIANTRRLGLMVAGLAVQKYMQQLEHEQELLAAIADLAIELYAMESAVLRALKAGGNGLHADLARLFVAGSLDRVEIIARNALAAIERGDTLQVQLGLVRRLLRREPVNQVALGRQVAAAVLEAGGYPLAGR